The following are encoded in a window of Candidatus Cloacimonadota bacterium genomic DNA:
- a CDS encoding molybdopterin-dependent oxidoreductase, with product MAKRPWHISGKLHITGNSRFIGEEPKPEGILSAKLLFSPVAHAQINKLDISPALAMKDITTVLTAKDIPGKNKLGHLFDDEPLLTVEEITYVGQPLAIVLSSYPNVAAEGTKQIILKYKELKPLLSIRDAEENKSWYVPERVFENGDLNKGFKDSAFILEGETETSTHEHFYFETQRCIAVPGEGEQMTVYSATQSTMEVQEAVAKVLGTAVHNVIVDVMRLGGAFGGKESRATIFACLTALAAKITGKPVELKLSRKEDFLYTGKRHPFWSRYKVGFDELGCINSYDVELVSNGGAYTDLSIAILQRAMFHAENAYYIPNVRIRGRACRTNLPPNTAFRGFGAPQGIYVIESVIERIAYTLKKDPMEIRRLNSYQSGQITPYGQEVQESDMVKLFDRLIEKSNYEQLKKETIDFNKKNDRKKRGLAVVPVKFGISFTSPVLNQGSALVWIYIDGTVSVTTGGVEMGQEVNTKVAAVVSRVLGISRDNIRVESSNTQRVGNASPTAASTGSDINGNAARIACEELLSRLLPLAAELLEAKNSVKPAPGSIVFEDDKVFDKKFPLFVLSFPELIQQAYDRRIALGAYGYYKTPGIWFDKDKNKGNPFYYYVYGCALVRVEIDLMTGENKLLEVYIIHQNGKSLHIDVDRGQTIGAFMQSYGWCTIEEMPWDDKGHYLASTVSTYKIPCIRDLPEKLEVELIESENEYASVLGSKAVGEPPYIYGEAAHFAIKNALQSMSEEEISLPFPATPEAVLMTIEKIKKKNPTKVKIAENLIKKTTKPKPKIKSIISGIEPEL from the coding sequence ATGGCAAAGAGACCTTGGCATATCAGCGGTAAACTACACATAACAGGAAACTCGCGTTTTATTGGAGAAGAGCCCAAACCGGAAGGAATTCTCTCTGCGAAATTACTCTTCAGCCCGGTTGCTCATGCCCAGATAAACAAATTAGACATCTCACCGGCATTAGCCATGAAAGATATCACTACTGTCCTGACAGCAAAGGACATCCCCGGTAAGAATAAACTGGGACATTTGTTCGATGATGAACCTCTATTAACTGTAGAAGAGATAACCTATGTAGGTCAACCTTTGGCAATTGTACTCTCTTCTTATCCCAACGTAGCTGCTGAGGGGACAAAGCAGATCATTCTTAAGTATAAAGAGCTTAAACCGCTCCTCAGCATCAGAGATGCAGAAGAAAACAAATCTTGGTATGTTCCGGAAAGAGTATTCGAAAACGGTGATCTGAATAAAGGATTCAAAGATTCTGCCTTTATATTAGAAGGGGAGACAGAAACTTCAACCCATGAACATTTTTATTTTGAGACGCAACGATGTATAGCAGTTCCCGGAGAAGGTGAACAAATGACGGTCTATTCTGCAACTCAGAGTACTATGGAAGTACAGGAAGCTGTTGCCAAAGTATTAGGAACAGCAGTGCATAATGTGATTGTTGATGTGATGCGTCTCGGTGGGGCTTTTGGAGGAAAGGAGAGCAGGGCGACAATCTTTGCCTGTTTAACAGCATTAGCAGCAAAGATAACCGGTAAACCGGTAGAACTTAAGTTAAGCAGGAAAGAGGATTTTCTCTATACAGGTAAACGACACCCTTTCTGGAGCAGATACAAAGTCGGCTTTGATGAATTGGGTTGTATCAATTCCTATGATGTAGAACTGGTTTCCAATGGTGGTGCTTATACAGATCTATCGATAGCCATCTTACAGAGAGCTATGTTTCATGCCGAAAATGCTTATTATATCCCTAATGTAAGGATCAGAGGGAGAGCATGCAGGACAAATCTACCTCCAAATACAGCATTTAGAGGTTTCGGCGCACCTCAGGGAATTTATGTAATTGAGAGCGTAATCGAACGGATTGCCTATACCCTGAAAAAGGATCCGATGGAGATCCGCCGTCTCAATTCCTATCAATCAGGACAAATAACCCCTTATGGACAAGAAGTGCAAGAATCCGATATGGTAAAACTCTTCGACAGATTGATAGAAAAGAGTAATTATGAACAACTAAAGAAAGAAACAATAGATTTCAATAAAAAGAATGATCGTAAAAAAAGAGGGCTGGCTGTAGTTCCCGTTAAATTTGGTATTTCATTCACCTCACCTGTACTTAATCAAGGTTCAGCACTGGTCTGGATCTATATCGATGGAACGGTTTCGGTAACTACCGGTGGTGTTGAGATGGGGCAGGAGGTAAATACTAAAGTTGCAGCAGTAGTTTCCAGAGTTTTGGGCATATCTCGCGATAATATCCGTGTAGAGAGTAGCAATACTCAGCGAGTTGGTAATGCCTCTCCGACGGCTGCATCTACAGGTAGTGATATCAATGGTAACGCTGCCCGAATTGCTTGTGAAGAATTGCTTTCCAGATTGCTTCCTCTCGCGGCGGAATTGTTAGAAGCAAAGAACAGCGTTAAACCTGCTCCCGGTTCGATTGTATTCGAAGATGATAAAGTATTTGATAAAAAATTTCCACTCTTTGTACTTTCTTTCCCTGAGCTTATCCAACAAGCATACGACAGACGAATTGCCTTAGGTGCTTACGGTTATTATAAAACACCGGGTATCTGGTTTGATAAAGACAAAAACAAAGGGAATCCCTTCTATTACTATGTCTATGGGTGTGCTTTGGTTAGAGTAGAGATTGATCTGATGACAGGAGAGAACAAGTTACTGGAAGTCTATATTATACATCAGAACGGGAAATCACTCCATATTGATGTAGATAGAGGTCAGACAATCGGGGCTTTTATGCAATCATACGGCTGGTGCACTATCGAAGAGATGCCTTGGGACGATAAGGGGCATTATCTCGCTTCGACAGTATCTACTTATAAGATCCCCTGTATTCGTGACTTGCCGGAAAAACTGGAAGTTGAACTGATCGAATCTGAGAATGAATATGCCAGTGTATTAGGTAGTAAAGCGGTTGGTGAGCCACCCTATATATATGGAGAGGCAGCACATTTTGCAATTAAAAATGCTCTGCAATCAATGTCTGAAGAGGAGATCTCATTACCTTTCCCGGCAACTCCTGAAGCAGTTCTGATGACAATAGAGAAGATCAAGAAAAAGAATCCAACAAAAGTAAAAATAGCAGAAAATCTGATAAAAAAGACAACAAAACCGAAACCGAAAATCAAATCAATAATTTCAGGGATCGAGCCTGAATTATAA
- a CDS encoding FAD binding domain-containing protein, giving the protein MKIQNPNPGSNEHINSKRIKFILNGVEKSIIVPPGITLLDMLHNKLNLYGTKSTCNEGDCGSCTVIIGKREDDKIIYQAVNSCLYPAVRIHNKHLITIEGIGTPDKLHPIQEALLDHHGTQCGYCTPGFVMALLALFMHNQNPERSDIFKALEGNLCRCTGYDAIFQATMHLRGKLETGNSLLPAKLSGAEEKIGKLDETVEEIVQENRELLGTIGYLQPKTINELLQFLQKFHSTEEYGLINGATDLLVQANVNRMYRPWLIDITEIPELRSIKNEGDKIAIGATVVLSEIAKSQIIQEHLPVFIKTITLIASEQIRNLATLAGNIGNASPVADTPPVLMVLDAELELTSADGKRLVKLGDYYLDYKKTALKQGEFISRIIIPKSQNGFYYHDMQKAAKRRAVDISSVNSAISILIIDERIENVGIAFGGVAPYPALAKKTMSLIEGRQLEPEWFAEAAETAVSEFTPISDVRGREDYRRVLIRNQMMNYLINCYEQYQKSLKSEKR; this is encoded by the coding sequence ATGAAAATTCAAAACCCTAATCCCGGATCCAATGAGCATATTAACAGTAAAAGGATCAAATTCATTCTCAATGGAGTAGAGAAGTCAATAATAGTCCCTCCGGGAATAACCCTGTTGGATATGCTGCATAATAAACTCAATCTCTACGGTACCAAATCAACCTGTAATGAGGGTGATTGTGGATCGTGTACTGTGATCATTGGGAAACGAGAAGATGATAAGATAATCTATCAGGCAGTCAATTCCTGTCTCTATCCGGCAGTTCGTATCCACAATAAACATCTGATAACGATAGAAGGAATAGGAACACCGGATAAACTTCATCCGATACAAGAAGCTCTTTTGGATCACCACGGAACCCAATGCGGATACTGTACCCCCGGTTTTGTGATGGCACTTTTAGCTCTCTTCATGCATAACCAGAATCCTGAAAGATCTGACATATTCAAGGCATTGGAAGGGAATCTTTGCCGATGTACCGGTTATGATGCTATCTTTCAAGCTACTATGCACTTGAGGGGAAAGTTGGAAACCGGAAATTCACTCTTACCAGCCAAGCTAAGTGGTGCAGAAGAAAAAATTGGGAAGCTGGATGAAACAGTAGAAGAGATAGTTCAAGAGAATAGAGAACTACTGGGCACAATAGGTTATTTACAACCCAAGACGATCAATGAATTATTACAATTTTTACAGAAATTTCACTCAACTGAAGAATATGGTTTGATCAATGGAGCGACTGATTTGCTTGTCCAGGCAAATGTCAACCGGATGTATCGACCTTGGTTGATTGATATAACAGAGATCCCGGAGCTACGTTCAATAAAGAATGAAGGGGATAAAATAGCTATTGGAGCAACCGTCGTTCTGTCAGAGATAGCAAAATCTCAGATCATCCAGGAACACTTGCCTGTTTTTATCAAGACGATAACTTTGATAGCTTCAGAGCAGATCCGGAATTTAGCGACTTTAGCAGGAAATATAGGTAATGCTTCCCCTGTGGCAGATACCCCTCCAGTGTTGATGGTTCTCGATGCCGAATTAGAATTGACCTCTGCTGACGGTAAGCGGCTTGTCAAATTGGGTGATTATTATCTCGATTATAAAAAAACGGCCTTAAAACAGGGTGAGTTTATCTCTCGCATAATAATTCCTAAATCCCAAAATGGTTTCTATTATCACGATATGCAGAAAGCAGCTAAGAGGCGAGCGGTAGATATATCGTCAGTAAATTCAGCGATCTCAATACTAATCATAGATGAAAGAATTGAGAATGTAGGGATCGCTTTTGGTGGAGTAGCCCCCTATCCTGCACTGGCAAAGAAGACAATGTCTCTGATAGAAGGGAGGCAGCTGGAACCTGAGTGGTTTGCTGAGGCAGCAGAAACTGCAGTGTCGGAGTTCACTCCTATCAGTGACGTGCGGGGAAGAGAGGATTACCGAAGAGTATTGATTCGTAATCAAATGATGAATTACCTGATCAATTGTTATGAACAATATCAGAAATCGTTGAAAAGTGAGAAGAGGTAA
- a CDS encoding FAD-dependent oxidoreductase: MFLTEAQFKNEIARCIYCAEKPCKAACPSDCSPADFIMAVAAGYPQDFERAAQMIIGKNPLGGVCGAACPDYHCMQGCVKEGFDRPLDIPAIQGYIIQKAKELNRLPKFKREKPNGKKVAVVGAGPAGIGAAVTLAQKGYQVDILDENESYGGACLLIPEWRLNKNVLLTDIDFLQKSFGLNFHFAKPVDDPQKLLEEGFDGVVLAVGLTEPIRLNIPGDEYAVYGTEYLKNPISIEVKDKRIALVGGAIAADIALLAKMMGAAHCEMIVLESIAEMPLTNKEREDLLKGGVHITPRTRLTEILHDEGIVKGVKTKPVMLPLGEDFHPSKIIDEPGSGDTIRLFDLVFIAIGNKPSLIEKHNFMPDVKLVITGDMAFGPTTVVEAVATGKNSALQLHAYLQGDNQPDIAEPLKSYHSLRNEKEIPISLQTSFFGRTIRSPFLLSAAPPTDGYEQMKMAYEAGWAGGIMKTAFDNLPIHIPGEYMIVFNNKTYGNCDNVSDHPLDLVCEEITKLIKEYPDRLTMASTGGSVTGNDEADKQVWQNNTRKLEEAGAMGIEYSLSCPQGGDGTHGDIVSQNAELTAKIIDWVMEAGRGDIPKLFKLTGAVTAIQPIIDAIKEVFDRYPEKKAGVTLANTFPVLALREGFSEKWEKGIVVGMSGEGVLPISYLTLAKAANRGVSISGNGGPMDYKGAADFLALGAETVQFCTIVEKYGYGIIDELENGLSYLLKERNISSVNELIGIALPDPIIDFMDLPEKSKVPEVDPDLCQHCGNCTRCPYLAIELDDDKVPVIDEDKCVGCSLCTLRCFSGALRMILRESEREKERG, encoded by the coding sequence ATCTTTCTGACCGAAGCTCAATTTAAAAATGAGATAGCCCGGTGTATTTATTGTGCAGAAAAACCGTGTAAAGCTGCCTGCCCTTCAGATTGCTCACCGGCAGATTTTATCATGGCAGTAGCTGCCGGATATCCTCAGGACTTTGAGCGGGCAGCTCAAATGATAATAGGGAAAAACCCGCTTGGTGGAGTTTGTGGCGCTGCCTGTCCGGATTATCACTGTATGCAGGGTTGTGTGAAAGAGGGGTTTGACCGACCACTCGATATACCTGCAATACAGGGTTATATAATCCAAAAAGCTAAAGAATTAAACCGACTTCCCAAATTTAAGAGAGAAAAACCGAACGGCAAAAAAGTCGCCGTAGTAGGTGCAGGACCTGCAGGAATAGGGGCTGCAGTAACATTAGCACAAAAGGGATATCAGGTAGATATTCTCGATGAGAATGAATCGTACGGTGGTGCCTGTCTTCTTATCCCAGAATGGCGACTAAATAAGAATGTCCTGCTGACAGATATAGATTTCCTTCAGAAAAGCTTCGGTTTGAACTTCCACTTCGCAAAACCGGTAGATGATCCACAAAAGCTCTTGGAAGAAGGCTTTGACGGCGTAGTTTTGGCTGTAGGGCTCACTGAACCGATAAGATTGAATATACCCGGAGATGAGTATGCTGTTTATGGGACTGAATACTTGAAAAATCCCATCTCAATAGAAGTAAAAGACAAACGGATCGCTCTCGTAGGTGGAGCTATTGCTGCCGATATTGCTCTTCTGGCTAAGATGATGGGAGCTGCTCATTGTGAAATGATCGTATTGGAAAGTATCGCTGAAATGCCGTTAACGAACAAGGAAAGAGAAGATTTGTTGAAGGGAGGGGTACACATCACTCCCCGTACAAGACTAACTGAAATTCTTCATGATGAGGGTATAGTTAAGGGAGTTAAGACAAAACCGGTTATGTTGCCTCTTGGTGAGGATTTTCATCCCTCAAAGATTATTGATGAACCGGGCAGCGGTGATACTATCCGTCTCTTTGATCTGGTTTTTATAGCTATCGGTAACAAACCCTCACTCATAGAAAAGCATAACTTCATGCCTGATGTGAAGTTAGTAATAACCGGTGACATGGCTTTTGGACCTACAACAGTGGTAGAAGCAGTAGCAACAGGGAAGAATAGTGCTCTTCAGTTACATGCCTATCTTCAAGGGGATAATCAACCTGATATAGCTGAACCATTAAAGAGCTATCATTCTCTGAGGAACGAAAAAGAAATACCTATATCCTTGCAAACCTCTTTCTTTGGTAGAACTATCAGATCTCCCTTCCTACTTTCAGCTGCTCCTCCCACAGACGGTTATGAACAGATGAAAATGGCATACGAAGCCGGTTGGGCTGGTGGGATAATGAAGACAGCATTTGATAATTTACCTATCCATATTCCCGGTGAATACATGATTGTCTTTAATAATAAGACTTACGGAAACTGCGATAATGTTTCCGATCACCCCTTAGACCTGGTTTGTGAGGAGATAACAAAGCTTATCAAGGAATATCCGGACAGATTGACAATGGCATCAACAGGAGGATCTGTAACGGGTAACGATGAAGCTGATAAGCAAGTATGGCAGAACAATACCCGAAAACTTGAAGAAGCAGGTGCTATGGGTATCGAGTATAGTCTGTCCTGCCCACAAGGGGGAGATGGCACTCATGGGGATATCGTGTCTCAAAACGCTGAACTAACTGCTAAGATAATTGACTGGGTAATGGAAGCTGGGCGAGGAGATATCCCTAAACTCTTTAAACTAACCGGAGCAGTAACTGCCATTCAGCCGATTATTGATGCCATCAAAGAGGTTTTTGACAGATATCCGGAAAAGAAAGCTGGTGTAACTCTGGCTAATACCTTTCCTGTTTTAGCTTTGAGAGAGGGTTTCTCGGAGAAATGGGAGAAGGGTATAGTTGTTGGGATGTCCGGTGAAGGAGTATTGCCTATAAGCTATCTGACATTAGCAAAAGCAGCTAACAGAGGAGTTTCTATTTCGGGTAATGGCGGTCCAATGGATTATAAAGGGGCTGCAGATTTTCTTGCGCTGGGGGCTGAAACGGTACAATTCTGTACGATCGTCGAAAAGTATGGTTATGGGATCATAGACGAACTGGAAAACGGTTTGAGCTACCTTCTCAAAGAGAGAAATATTAGTTCGGTTAATGAACTTATCGGCATTGCTCTCCCTGATCCGATCATTGACTTTATGGATTTACCGGAAAAGAGTAAAGTACCGGAAGTCGATCCCGATCTCTGTCAGCATTGTGGCAACTGTACAAGATGTCCCTATCTGGCAATTGAACTGGATGATGATAAAGTACCGGTCATTGATGAGGATAAGTGTGTAGGATGTTCACTCTGTACTTTGAGATGCTTCTCCGGAGCACTCAGGATGATATTGAGAGAGAGCGAGAGGGAGAAGGAGCGAGGTTAA
- the ispG gene encoding flavodoxin-dependent (E)-4-hydroxy-3-methylbut-2-enyl-diphosphate synthase produces the protein MKIERIKTRATKLGNLVIGDGNPIRVQSMTNTLTQDINATTKQVRQLISSGCEIVRIAVPDMKAAKAIREIKKNCTVPLIADIHFDYKLALAAIESGVDGLRLNPGNIGSVLNVEKVVERAKEKQISIRIGVNSGSLAKDKLEKYGVTANGLVESALEHIAILERLGYYEIKVSVKAASVMMTIDAYRLLSEKVPYPLHLGVTEAGTELRGTAKSSVALAILLSEGIGDTIRVSLTADPVKEVIVGLEILKSLGLKKGLNVVSCPTCGRTEIDLIALTQEVEKRLVEYQAEDMIVAVMGCIVNGPGEAGMADFGIAGGKKEGLVFSKGHIVKKVPEHLLLEELMKLIEDSIK, from the coding sequence ATGAAAATTGAAAGAATAAAGACAAGAGCAACAAAGCTGGGTAATTTGGTAATTGGAGATGGCAATCCTATCAGAGTTCAGTCAATGACCAATACTCTAACCCAGGATATTAATGCTACTACAAAACAGGTCAGACAATTGATTTCCTCCGGTTGTGAGATAGTCCGGATTGCTGTTCCTGATATGAAAGCGGCGAAAGCTATTCGGGAAATCAAAAAAAACTGCACAGTGCCGTTAATTGCTGACATACACTTTGATTATAAGCTCGCTCTGGCTGCAATTGAGAGTGGTGTTGACGGTTTACGACTTAATCCGGGTAATATTGGTAGTGTACTTAATGTAGAAAAGGTTGTAGAAAGGGCAAAAGAAAAACAAATATCTATCCGTATCGGAGTCAATAGCGGATCTTTAGCAAAAGATAAGCTTGAGAAGTACGGAGTAACTGCTAACGGATTAGTTGAGTCGGCATTGGAGCATATTGCCATTCTGGAAAGATTAGGGTATTATGAAATCAAGGTTTCGGTAAAGGCAGCTTCTGTAATGATGACTATTGATGCTTATAGATTACTGAGTGAAAAAGTACCTTATCCGTTACATTTAGGGGTTACTGAAGCTGGTACAGAATTAAGAGGAACTGCAAAATCATCGGTAGCTCTCGCTATTCTTCTCTCGGAAGGGATAGGAGATACAATCAGAGTATCATTGACTGCTGATCCGGTCAAAGAAGTCATTGTCGGTCTGGAAATACTTAAGTCGCTTGGATTGAAAAAGGGACTTAATGTAGTATCTTGTCCTACTTGTGGAAGAACAGAGATAGACCTAATAGCTCTTACCCAAGAAGTAGAAAAACGGTTGGTTGAATATCAGGCAGAAGATATGATTGTAGCAGTGATGGGATGTATTGTTAACGGACCGGGAGAAGCAGGTATGGCTGACTTTGGCATAGCCGGAGGAAAGAAAGAGGGGTTAGTTTTCAGCAAAGGACATATAGTTAAAAAAGTTCCTGAACATCTTCTTTTAGAAGAACTTATGAAATTGATCGAAGATAGTATCAAATAG
- a CDS encoding M6 family metalloprotease domain-containing protein encodes MLRKLSIMTFFIFFCFIVIQQAFAAYLEFVPTEIIQPEGEIISCYASGDEFFNWLHDVNGFTIIVGIDGYYYYGITDGDDVVPTSYRVNSVDPASVGLSPWVKISERAYQERRAIFNDPIERSTVRAPHTGTMNNLVVYIRFADDTEFTIPRSTYDANFNDLSGSSVRSYFQEVSYDQLDIVSHHYPICDLTTNLSYQDSNPRGYYQPYHEVNNPIGYTGGDNGYERRIREHTLLQNAILAIRSQVPTDLNIDGDNDGYVDNVSFIIRGNSGGWAELLWAHRWVLYTYDVRINNKRVWDYTFQPENQCDVYVLCHELFHALGAPDLYHYSYDGFVPAGPWDLMHSGFVHMGAWMKYKYANQAWISNIPELTTSGTYTLNPLSSATNNAYRIASPFSATEFFVVEYRKQMGLFESNLPGSGLLVYRIDSTLNGNAQGPPDEVYIYRPNGTPTENGLINSAHYNSSVGRTEINDYTTNPISFLYNGGPGGLNIHSIGIAGETISFTINIGLPEIPINPQPEDEAFFVYLNNPLSWTNGGGATGYYLSVWKNSPFEYLLENHYLEDTTYLLSSPFETLTTYYWRVDAVNMYGTEIGDVWSFTTGTELEPLAVNIGTGSTLANYIPLNMYWKNSLTQTIYYASDIGTEGLLTQITYYNNFVTNLPGKPVKIWVGETSLSNLSSGWIPSTSLNLVFDGLVDFPAGVNNINIPLQIPYQYNGQNLVVMVNRPMDNQYYNSNDRFYVTSTAVSNRTRYQYSDSTTYDPANPSGGTLTNQVPNTTLLLQTEATDQPEILISPDMINKLMMMNSQSSEVFVIDNQGSGELEYRITITSGDRRDSLDRSIIGSTLTCSEETFLPGTTEDWVFTVFNASTDNEWLKDVYITFPTGVVVNSATPFVGGTGGNMNPDTTSGHNIQIHWHGSGSSGWGVVYPNQSAVATVNVTILSPFVGDIELPFQINGDEYGSQPHTLNGIITLENVQDEINWLSVTPVSGTILPTGSQEILVEFDSNELTLGNYSKTIVVTNTDPNSPQIIIPVNLNVTDLILDPPQNVSISIENGWIELSWDIVVGADQYIVEVTDDINSEFSDISSSQGEFADNENRITWSMEVNENESILLFRVKAVHDFQRK; translated from the coding sequence ATGTTAAGAAAACTTTCTATTATGACTTTTTTTATCTTTTTTTGTTTTATAGTGATCCAACAAGCTTTTGCAGCTTATTTGGAATTTGTTCCTACAGAGATAATTCAACCAGAGGGAGAGATTATTAGTTGTTATGCTTCTGGGGATGAGTTCTTTAACTGGTTGCATGATGTAAATGGATTCACAATAATTGTCGGGATAGATGGTTATTACTATTATGGCATCACTGATGGTGATGATGTTGTACCAACGAGTTACAGAGTTAACAGTGTTGATCCTGCTAGTGTTGGGCTATCACCATGGGTTAAGATATCAGAAAGAGCTTATCAAGAACGACGGGCAATTTTTAATGATCCAATTGAAAGATCAACAGTAAGGGCACCACACACCGGAACGATGAATAACCTTGTTGTCTACATCAGATTTGCTGATGATACTGAATTTACTATTCCCCGCAGCACTTATGATGCCAATTTTAATGATCTGAGTGGCAGTTCCGTGAGAAGTTATTTTCAGGAAGTATCCTATGATCAATTGGATATTGTTAGTCATCATTATCCGATATGTGATCTAACTACTAATCTTTCTTATCAGGACAGTAATCCTCGCGGCTATTATCAACCATACCATGAAGTAAATAATCCGATAGGATATACAGGTGGAGACAATGGTTACGAACGAAGAATCAGAGAGCATACACTTCTACAAAATGCTATACTTGCCATAAGAAGTCAGGTTCCTACAGATCTAAATATCGATGGCGACAATGATGGTTATGTAGATAACGTCAGTTTCATTATCAGAGGCAATTCAGGTGGCTGGGCAGAACTTCTTTGGGCACACCGTTGGGTTTTATATACTTATGATGTGAGAATCAATAATAAACGAGTCTGGGACTATACTTTTCAACCTGAGAATCAATGTGATGTTTATGTACTTTGTCACGAGCTTTTTCATGCATTAGGAGCTCCGGATCTATATCATTACAGTTATGATGGTTTTGTGCCGGCTGGTCCTTGGGATTTGATGCATTCAGGGTTTGTTCATATGGGTGCTTGGATGAAATATAAATATGCAAATCAAGCATGGATCTCGAATATTCCTGAGCTTACAACATCAGGTACTTATACACTAAATCCACTATCCTCGGCAACTAATAATGCCTATAGAATTGCTTCTCCATTTTCTGCAACGGAGTTTTTTGTAGTGGAATATAGAAAACAGATGGGATTATTCGAATCTAATCTTCCCGGTTCAGGTCTACTTGTATATAGAATTGATTCGACTCTCAATGGTAATGCCCAAGGTCCTCCCGACGAAGTATATATATACCGACCTAATGGTACACCCACTGAAAATGGCTTAATTAATTCAGCGCACTATAACAGTAGTGTAGGTAGAACAGAAATCAATGACTATACAACCAATCCGATAAGTTTTCTTTATAATGGTGGTCCGGGTGGATTAAATATACATTCTATCGGTATAGCTGGTGAAACTATATCTTTTACCATTAACATAGGACTACCGGAAATACCAATTAATCCGCAACCGGAAGATGAAGCATTCTTTGTTTATCTGAACAATCCTCTTAGTTGGACTAATGGCGGAGGGGCTACCGGTTATTATTTATCAGTTTGGAAGAATTCACCGTTTGAGTACTTATTAGAGAATCACTATTTAGAAGATACGACTTACCTTTTGTCATCACCCTTCGAAACTTTAACAACATATTATTGGCGAGTGGATGCTGTCAATATGTACGGAACAGAAATAGGTGATGTATGGTCATTTACCACTGGTACAGAGCTTGAACCTCTGGCCGTTAATATAGGTACAGGAAGTACTCTGGCAAACTACATTCCCTTGAATATGTACTGGAAAAATAGTCTTACTCAAACGATCTATTATGCAAGTGATATAGGAACTGAAGGTCTATTGACTCAAATCACATATTATAACAATTTCGTGACCAATTTGCCAGGTAAACCGGTGAAGATTTGGGTTGGTGAGACCTCATTGTCTAATCTGAGTAGTGGTTGGATTCCATCTACATCGCTCAATCTCGTTTTTGATGGATTAGTTGATTTTCCTGCAGGTGTTAATAACATCAATATACCATTACAGATACCTTACCAGTATAATGGTCAAAATCTTGTCGTAATGGTCAACAGACCGATGGACAACCAGTATTATAATTCTAATGACAGATTCTATGTTACTTCAACTGCGGTTTCTAATCGAACTCGTTATCAGTATTCGGATAGCACTACCTATGACCCAGCAAACCCATCCGGTGGCACGCTTACTAATCAAGTACCCAACACTACATTATTACTCCAAACAGAAGCAACTGATCAACCAGAAATTTTAATCAGTCCGGATATGATAAATAAGCTAATGATGATGAACTCTCAAAGTAGTGAGGTATTCGTCATTGATAATCAAGGTTCAGGAGAATTAGAATATCGCATAACCATAACTTCCGGCGACAGAAGAGATTCTCTGGATAGGAGTATAATTGGTTCCACCTTAACCTGTAGCGAAGAAACTTTTTTACCGGGAACGACAGAAGATTGGGTTTTCACCGTATTTAATGCCAGCACAGATAACGAATGGTTAAAGGATGTCTATATCACTTTTCCCACTGGTGTAGTAGTTAACTCTGCTACTCCTTTTGTAGGGGGTACAGGTGGAAATATGAATCCTGATACAACAAGTGGTCATAATATACAAATTCATTGGCATGGTAGCGGTTCTTCGGGATGGGGGGTTGTCTATCCAAACCAGTCGGCAGTTGCTACTGTTAATGTTACTATTTTATCACCTTTTGTTGGAGATATTGAACTTCCCTTTCAGATAAATGGTGATGAGTATGGCTCTCAACCACATACACTTAATGGAATTATTACTTTAGAGAATGTTCAAGATGAAATTAATTGGTTAAGTGTAACACCAGTATCGGGAACTATTCTACCAACTGGATCACAAGAAATTTTAGTGGAATTCGATTCTAATGAACTAACGTTAGGCAATTACAGTAAAACAATCGTAGTTACAAATACTGATCCCAACTCACCACAGATAATAATTCCGGTTAACTTGAATGTAACAGATCTGATTCTAGATCCTCCACAGAATGTATCCATTTCTATTGAAAATGGCTGGATAGAATTATCATGGGATATAGTTGTTGGAGCAGATCAGTATATTGTTGAAGTAACTGATGATATCAACAGCGAATTCTCTGATATTAGTTCTTCACAAGGGGAGTTTGCTGATAACGAAAACCGAATAACATGGTCTATGGAAGTTAATGAGAACGAAAGCATACTCTTGTTTAGGGTTAAAGCAGTACATGATTTTCAGCGCAAGTAG